In Sphaeramia orbicularis chromosome 7, fSphaOr1.1, whole genome shotgun sequence, one genomic interval encodes:
- the tas1r1 gene encoding taste receptor type 1 member 1, giving the protein MSGAAFLSFSWLMLQVADGELDYFSKGHGMYLQGNFSIAGFFPVFYGKLPSYDVPALDPCNKGDVNPHGFHLTQAMRFTVEQINNSTGPRALLPGVKLGYQLYDVCSVPAGILAALDLLEQQNHNVSTARAEAGQEDSQRAVAVIGPDSSSKTFTPAALMGAYLIPQISYEASNEMLSNKYTYPSFFRTIPSDKNQVRAMIQILARFNWTWIALLGSDNAYGRQGMQSLADQAVKHDICIAFQGVIPSYTPETEPTMRKLVEGVKISNVNTIVVFSSKSKLKNLIPYIIQMNVTEKVWIGTEDWSASALISSIKDVHTIGTVIGVAIKSAKIPGFEEFERKVTEASVQHSLLQEVSNDTTNPDNDCLHSTDLFTLARKNFTLGQYDIASSLNVYKGVYAVAHALHQLLDCDSGVCSKRRVYPWQLLPWLKEVRFPIGNDSVYFDENGDPPSGYDIITWIWRGTKWSVRVVGSFSPDPITLTINEDLIEWHQTETSRSVPVSICSPPCPTGHKKLLMGQHSCCFDCQACPPATFFNRSEPTTCQPCQREEWAPAKSEHCLKRSILLLDWDNPLTIALLFFMACCLLMTCSSALILLINLNTPVAKSAGGRTCLLMLAALTAAAMSSLCHFGHPSPLACILKQPLFSFSFTVCLACIAVRSFQVVCIFKFASKLPPIYDKWAKKHGPEFTIFLFSITILFISVLRVAINPPEPSEDLKFYDDSIILECSNTLTPGSVIELGYVSMLSVLCFFFSYLGKDLPANYNEAKCITFSLMVYMISWISFFTIYLISRGPFTIAAQVFATLFSVLAFICGYFLPKIYIIVLRPQMNTASHFQNCIQMYTMNKQ; this is encoded by the exons atgagtggAGCTGCGTTTCTTTCCTTCAGTTGGCTGATGCTGCAGGTGGCCGACGGGGAACTGGATTATTTCTCTAAGGGACATGGGATGTATCTTCAGGGGAACTTCTCCATCGCTGGGTTCTTTCCTGTTTTCTACGGAAAACTCCCAAGCTATGATGTACCGGCTTTGGATCCATGTAATAA AGGTGATGTGAACCCACACGGCTTCCATTTGACGCAAGCCATGAGATTCACAGTGGAacaaatcaacaacagcacaggTCCACGGGCTCTGTTACCAGGAGTGAAGCTGGGCTACCAACTCTATGACGTCTGCTCGGTACCAGCTGGGATCCTGGCCGCACTGGACCTGCTGGAGCAACAGAACCACAATGTGTCTACAGCACGAGCAGAGGCAGGACAGGAGGATAGTCAGAGGGCTGTAGCTGTCATCGGACCggacagcagcagcaaaacatttACCCCTGCTGCTTTAATGGGCGCCTACCTGATACCACAG ATCTCTTACGAAGCATCAAATGAAATGCTGAGCAACAAGTATACCTATCCGTCCTTTTTCCGCACAATTCCCAGTGACAAGAACCAAGTGAGAGCCATGATCCAGATCCTGGCTCGTTTCAACTGGACCTGGATCGCTCTCTTAGGCAGCGATAACGCTTACGGTCGGCAGGGCATGCAGAGCTTGGCCGATCAAGCAGTGAAACATGATATCTGCATCGCCTTCCAAGGGGTCATCCCATCGTACACACCTGAAACTGAACCCACTATGAGGAAGCTGGTGGAGGGGGTGAAGATAAGCAACGTGAACACCATCGTGGTCTTCTCCAGCAAGTCCAAACTCAAAAATCTAATCCCTTATATAATCCAGATGAATGTGACAGAGAAGGTGTGGATTGGGACAGAAGACTGGTCAGCGTCTGCTCTTATATCCAGTATAAAAGATGTCCACACTATCGGGACTGTGATTGGTGTAGCCATCAAATCTGCAAAAATACCTGGTTTTGAAGAGTTTGAGAGGAAAGTAACAGAAGCTTCAGTGCAACATAGCTTACTGCAGGAAGTTTCAAATGATACCACAAACCCAGACAATGACTGTCTGCATAGTACAGATCTGTTCACTTTGGCCAGAAAAAACTTCACTCTGGGGCAGTATGATATTGCCTCCTCTCTTAATGTGTATAAGGGGGTGTACGCCGTGGCTCATGCACTTCACCAGTTACTTGACTGTGATTCTGGAGTTTGCAGCAAGAGGAGAGTGTATCCATGGCAG CTGCTGCCCTGGTTGAAGGAGGTTAGGTTCCCCATTGGAAACGACTCGGTTTACTTTGACGAGAACGGGGACCCGCCCTCAGGATATGACATCATTACCTGGATTTGGAGGGGGACAAAGTGGTCTGTAAGAGTGGTGGGTTCCTTCAGCCCAGATCCCATCACACTTACAATAAATGAAGATCTGATTGAGTGGCATCAGACAGAAACCTCCAGATCA GTACCAGTGTCCATCTGTTCTCCACCTTGTCCCACCGGACACAAAAAGCTGCTGATGGGACAACACTCATGTTGCTTTGACTGCCAGGCCTGCCCTCCTGCAACATTCTTCAATAGAAGTG AGCCCACCACATGTCAGCCCTGTCAGCGTGAGGAGTGGGCTCCTGCAAAAAGTGAGCACTGTCTGAAGCGGTCCATCCTGCTGCTGGACTGGGACAACCCCCTGACCATCGCTCTGCTCTTCTTCATGGCCTGTTGTCTTCTCATGACCTGCAGCTCAGCCCTCATCCTCCTGATCAACCTGAACACACCGGTGGCCAAGTCCGCCGGCGGCCGCACCTGCCTCCTGATGCTGGCAGCTCTGACCGCCGCCGCCATGAGCTCTTTGTGCCACTTTGGCCATCCGTCCCCTCTGGCCTGCATCCTGAAGCAGCCTCtattcagcttcagcttcactgTGTGTCTGGCCTGCATCGCTGTGCGCTCCTTTCAGGTCGTCTGCATTTTTAAGTTTGCATCCAAGCTGCCACCAATCTACGACAAGTGGGCCAAAAAACACGGCCCAGAGTTCACCATTTTCCTGTTTTCTATCACCATATTGTTCATTTCTGTGCTCCGTGTGGCCATCAACCCTCCTGAACCATCTGAGGATCTTAAGTTCTATGACGATAGCATTATCCTCGAATGCAGTAACACCCTGACTCCTGGTTCAGTGATTGAGCTTGGTTATGTCTCTATGCTCAGCGTCCTCTGCTTCTTTTTCAGCTACTTGGGCAAAGATCTACCTGCAAACTACAACGAAGCCAAGTGTATCACCTTCAGCCTCATGGTGTATATGATCTCCTGGATCTCCTTCTTCACCATCTACCTCATCAGCAGAGGCCCTTTCACCATAGCTGCACAGGTTTTTGCCACCCTCTTCAGTGTCCTGGCCTTCATTTGTGGCTATTTCCtgccaaaaatatatataattgttCTGAGGCCACAAATGAACACCGCGTCCCATTTCCAAAACTGCATTCAGATGTATACCATGAACAAACAATGA
- the LOC115422948 gene encoding protein-glutamine gamma-glutamyltransferase 2-like, whose translation MMRPDLEEGFNGWQVSDPTPQETSEGIYCCGPVSQKAVKEGELTTKYDAAFVFAEVNADYLDCILMSDGRLVKKGGSTKLIGKHISTKAVGVDERKDITHEYKYPEGSEEERRVFEKAKHHNKLEKSGEEPGLHLKIKLTEEMTLGSDFVVNALLTNNCMDVRNCVFQFSAKAVCYNGKKGEECCFTSDKVELSPGEEKHYSLKVEYNKYGPVITADRLIKLSAVVIDKTTVDISTAERTIILDEPDIEIKLLGDIQVNNPVTAELTLLNPLPEPLQDCSFTAVGAGLTDSKPIIIKIGTVPPKEEAKASVEFTPTSAGSKVLLISFDSDKLKNIKLHIDIDVKE comes from the exons ATGATGCGCCCTGACTTGGAAGAAGGCTTTAATGGCTGGCAAGTTAGTGACCCAACTCCCCAGGAGACCAGTGAAG GTATCTATTGTTGCGGACCAGTCTCACAAAAGGCCGTCAAGGAAGGAGAGTTGACCACAAAGTACGACGCAGCCTTTGTTTTTGCAGAG GTTAATGCAGATTATCTCGACTGCATACTCATGTCAGATGGAAGACTTGTCAAGAAAGGTGGTTCAACCAAACTTATTGGAAAACACATCAGCACTAAAGCAGTGGGCGTCGATGAGAGGAAGGATATCACCCATGAGTACAAATATCCTGAAG GCTCAGAGGAGGAGAGGCGTGTCTTTGAGAAAGCGAAGCATCACAACAAGTTAGAAAAGAGTGGGGAAGAGCCTGGGCTCCACCTTAAA ATCAAGCTGACAGAGGAGATGACTCTGGGTTCAGACTTCGTGGTGAATGCGCTCCTCACTAATAACTGCATGGATGTGAGGAACTGCGTCTTCCAGTTCTCGGCCAAAGCTGTTTGTTACAACGGCAAAAAAGGAGAGGAATGCTGCTTTACTTCAGACAAAGTGGAGTTGTCCCCTGGAGAAG AAAAACATTACTCCCTCAAAGTAGAGTACAACAAATATGGACCTGTGATCACCGCCGACAGATTGATCAAACTGTCAGCCGTCGTCATCGACAAGACAACCGTAGACATCTCTACAGCTGAGAGGACCATCATACTTGATGAGCCAGACATAGAGATAAAG CTGCTCGGAGACATCCAAGTCAACAATCCAGTGACTGCAGAACTGACCTTGCTCAATCCTTTGCCAGAGCCTCTACAGGACTGTAGCTTCACTGCAGTGGGAGCTGGGCTCACTGACAGCAAACCTATAATAATCAA GATTGGCACCGTCCCTCCTAAAGAAGAGGCCAAAGCCAGTGTTGAGTTCACTCCCACCAGCGCTGGCTCCAAAGTCCTCCTGATCAGCTTCGACAGCGACAAACTCAAAAACATCAAACTGCACATCGACATTGACGTGAAGGAATGA
- the rprd1b gene encoding regulation of nuclear pre-mRNA domain-containing protein 1B gives MSSFSESALEKKLSELSSSQQSVQTLSLWIIHHRKHSALIVKVWHRELKKAKSNRKLTFLYLANDVIQNSKKKGPEFTKDFESVLVDACSHVASDADENCKKHMERLLNIWKERNLYRSDFIQQLKLAIEDSNSPRPSEEKKAIKRTYQKIQEDEDDDDDDYRSHTSPRNAVDNSAAQLTEELVKALQDLENAASGDAAVRQKIASLPQEVQDVSLLEKITDKEAADKLSKTVDEACLLLAEYNGRLAAELEDRRQLARMLTEYISSQKEALMEREKKLEEYKQKLARVTQVRKELKSHIQSLPDLSLLPNVTGGLAPLPSAGDLFSTD, from the exons ATGTCGTCTTTCTCGGAGTCTGCCCTGGAGAAGAAGCTGTCGGAGCTGAGCAGCTCACAGCAAAGCGTCCAGACCCTGTCGCTGTGGATCATCCACCACCGCAAACACTCTGCTCTCATCGTCAAAGTGTGGCACCGAGAACTGAAGAAAG ctaAAAGCAACAGGAAGCTGACATTTCTCTATTTGGCCAATGATGTCATCCAAAATAGTAAGAAGAAAGGACCAGAGTTTACCAAAGACTTTGAGTCGGTGCTCGTCGATGCCTGCTCCCATGTAGCCAG TGATGCTGATGAGAACTGTAAAAAGCACATGGAGCGACTGCTCAACATCTGGAAGGAGAGAAACCTCTATAGAAGCGACTTTATTCAGCAGCTCAAACTGGCCATCGAGGACTCAAACAGCCCCAGACCTTCAG AAGAGAAAAAGGCAATAAAAAGAACTTATCAGAAAATtcaggaagatgaagatgatgacgatgatgactaCAGAAGCCACACATCTCCACGAAATGCAGTCGACAACTCTGCAGCACAACTG ACTGAGGAGTTGGTGAAAGCTCTGCAGGATTTAGAGAATGCAGCATCAGGAGATGCAGCTGTGCGTCAGAAGATTGCATCACTGCCGCAGGAGGTTCAGGATGTCTCTCTCCTGGAGAAGATCACTG ACAAAGAGGCAGCAGACAAGTTGTCGAAGACTGTGGATGAGGCCTGTCTGCTGCTCGCGGAGTACAACGGTCGACTGGCTGCGGAGCTGGAAGACCGGAGGCAGCTGGCACGCATGCTGACAGAATACATCAGCAGCCAGAAGGAGGCGCTCATGGAGAGAGAGAAGAAACTAGAG GAGTATAAGCAGAAACTTGCGAGGGTGACCCAGGTGAGGAAAGAGCTCAAGTCTCACATCCAGAGTCTTCCTGACCTCTCCCTCCTACCCAACGTCACCGGCGGTCTGGCTCCTCTCCCGTCGGCGGGGGACCTCTTCTCCACCGACTGA